The following nucleotide sequence is from Bacteroidales bacterium.
CGATTCGTACATGGTCTTCTGAACCAGCGCGGCATGGAAATGGCCCGGATCCAGGTTCATCAGCTTAACTTTTCCTTCCGGGGGGCTAAACATGGGACTGTTTTCCTGTGTGTTGGTTTCGGATTGGTTCCCGCTGGTGCAGGAGGCCAGCAGAAGAAGCAGGGCCCCTGTGGCAGTGATCGTATTGGTTTTCATGAAAGCGTTTTTTTTGCATAAGTAATCAGAGAACGAAATTGGTGCCGTAAGGATAGCGCTGGGGCCTTTCCAACAGGTCGTTGGCGCGGTCGTTATCCAGGAAACGTTCATGCACGGGATCCCAGTGCAGCCTGCCATCCATCTTCATGGCGATATGACTGACCAGGCAGGCCGAGCAGGAACGGTGCCCCACTTCGACAGGGGCCACCGGCTCCCTGCGTGAGCGGATGGCATTCAGCCAGTCGTGATGCTGCTCCGGGGCCTTGTAAAGCTGGATCCGCCCGGGGTCCGTCAGGGGCTCCAGGAGCCTGGGGTTGCTGGCATCCAGGGCCTTCAGCACCGTTTCCGCCTGGGCGGGATCGGAGGCAGTGACCGCCTCATTGCCGCGGCTCACAAAGATCCAGCCTTCACTTCCGTAAAACTTTACCCCGTTGGGAAAGGACCCGCTGACCTGCATCCTTACCCCGTTGGCATAACGGGCATGCACCATAAAATCGCCATGCACGTCCCAGAGTCCGGAAGAGGGAAAAGTGGCCTCCGCCTCTACTTCGACCGGACCGGTGTATTCGGTTCCCATGGCCCAGTGGGCCGTATCCAGGTGATGGGCCCCCCAGCCGGTGATCATCCCGGCGCCGAACTGTTCGCAACGCAGCCAGCCGGGACGGGAGAGGTCCAGCTGCGGATGCACCCGTTTCTCGGTATAATATTGTTGCGGAGTGGATCCCAGCCACATATCGTAGTTCAGGTTCTCAGGCACCGGCATGGGAAGCTCTTCCTCGCCTCCGGGATCGCCGGGCAGACCGATCTCGATTTTCTCCAGCTCTCCGATGCGGCCGTTGCGAACCAGTTCGCAGGCCTGGTGAAACTGGGGCCAGGGCACCGTGCCACGCTGCTGGCTCCCCTGCTGGAAGATGACTCCGGTCCGGTGCACCAGGTCGCTCATTTGCCGGCCCTCCCGGATGGTAAGTGAGGCCGGTTTTTGCAGGTAGATATCCTTGCCGGCCAGGGCCGCCTCCATGGCACACTGGGCGTGCCAGTGGTCTGGGGTGGAGATGAGCACCGCATCAATGCCCGGATCCTGCAGCATCTCCCGGTAGTCCTGGTAGACCGCCACATCGGTATAAGCGGCCTTCCCTCTTTCGGCATAGAACTGCCCGATCCACTCCCTGCCCTGACGGGCCCGGCGGATATCCACATCGGCCACCGCCACCCCGACGGCCATCTCGTGCCGGAGGGTTTCGGGAAGGTCATGGGTTAAAGCGATCCGGCCGGCCCCGATCTGCCCGATCCGGATCTTGTCGGAAGGAGGGTTCTTACCCAGCACATGAGATGGGATGATGGTGGGCATCGCGATGGTTCCGGCGCTGACAGCGGCGCTGTTTTTCAGGAATGTTCTTCTTTTCATAGCTGTGGTCTTTATTGAAACTCGTTCCAGTATTTCCCGGCGGTCTGGGTGGTGATGCTGCCGTCAAAAACCACCATCCGGTATCTCAGGGTATATTCCTTCCCGGGCTCCAGGACCCATTCCCGGTGACGGATGGGACAGAACTCAAAGAACATATTTTCCCTGCCCTGGTTGCTGTCGGGGGGCCACATCCGCATGGGTTCGGGATGGGCCCGGTTTTCGGGGTGACTCAGGAAAAGGATGCCCGAGCGGCCCTCCGGCACGGCAGATTCCCCCTCCACGATAACCCAGCGGGCCCGGGTGGCATCTGCATCGGACCAGGTTTTTCCTTCCGAGGTGAGGACCGTCGCATTTCCGGGATTCCATTTTTCAGTGCCCCGGTAGCCTAGTCCGCCTCCGTAACGGTATGCCTCCAGGGTGATCCCGCTCTCCAGCGGGGTACTGAGGGTGGTAAGAAGGTCCACCATATAGGCAGGACCCTCCAGGTTTTGCACCGTGACCTTCCAGATCTCATTCATGGCCACCCCTTCGCTTCCGTCCTCCCGGAAGTAGATGTGCTCCTGCCTGACCCGGAAGCCGGCCAGATTCTCCCCCTCGATCTTTTCCAGGTATCCGGCAAAACGCACGGTACCCTGTTTTTCGCCCAGGTTCCAGAAGTCGACCTGCATATCGCCAAAACGGGTCCGGGTCCAGGGGTTCCAGATGCCGTAGTGGTGCCAGTGGTCGGGGGGCTGAATCCGGGTGAGACGCTCCCCTCCGGGCGAGCGGAGAGGATGAATGTAGGCCGACCTTTTATAAACCTCCTCCACCCCCTGGGGAGGCAGGGTTTCCGAATGCACATAGCTAAGCACGGGCTGATTTCCGATGTGGATGGTGGTTTCATTTTCCTCGCAGGAGAGCCGGGGGCCCTTTGGCCCGGAGGGAGCCTGGAGGCCCAGGAATCCGGCAAGCAGGAGGCAGATCTGAAGGTTCATGGCGCAGCTTTCAGGGTTTGTAGGTTTTGACTGTTTCGATAAATATAGCCAGATTTCCGGAAGGAACCCCCGGGGGCATGCCACCGCCGCAGGAGAAGATGACCCGCGAGGGATCATCCAGGCCTTTCAGGAGCTGAAGGGCCGACTCCCTGACCCCGGCTTCCGTCCCGGAGGCCAGCACATCCCGGGGGGGAATGTTACCCAGCATGGCGACCCGGTTGGCGGTCAGCTCCTTCAGCAGGTTCAGATCTGTATCATACCCCATGTTAAAGAGATTGACCCCCATTTCCGGCAGGTGGCGCACCGATTCCATGCAGCCGGCGTCGTTATGCAGAAACTTCACGGAACGCGGAGGGGCGTAGAGCTCTTTGAAATAGGGAAGCCCAAACTCCAGGAACTGTTCCTCGCCCATAAAGCCGATGAGATCGTCCAGCAGCAGGATCCCGTCGATGGAAGGGAAGAGTGTTGCCTGGTGCTTGTGAAAGCCTTTCAGGTACTCCGTGATTTTGCGGATCAGCAGGTGTGTCTCCTCCGGATGGGTCATCATGGCCATCAGGAATTCGGTGGCTCCCATCAGGTAAGAGGCGATATTGAGCGGTCCGCGTGAGACGGAGAAGCGGATCTTGTGTCCGGCCTCTTCGATGGATGGCTGATTCAGTTTTAGCCTGTTGAGCATCAGGGGTCCCAGTCCGTCCTGAAGCGGATCGGGTACCCGGAGCAGGGCGATCTCTTCCGGGGAGCTTATCGGGGGGAAGGCGTGGGGGAACTCGTTTTGAGGGAAGGCCGGGCGCGCCCCAAAGGCCGTGGGTTCGCTGCACATGCCATATTCGGCCCAGAAACCGGGCAGAAAGATGGCGTCGGGAAAGCTTTGAATGGCCTTCAGGTTGGCTTCCAGCCAGAGCCGGTCGCTGGAGTAATAGTCCAGGATATCGATCCCGTACCAGTTGGGCAGCCAGGGCGAATCGATGATAAAGCCCACAGGCAGGGGGGAGAGAATTTCCCCTCTGATTACTGCTTTCAAATCGTCCCACTGTTTATCGGTCATAGCAACTGGCTCCGGTTCTCGTAGATTTTCTGAACCGCATGGATGATATCGTCCATATCTTTCCGGCCGGCCAGCAGCATGTTCTGGTAGAACCAGACCGCCTCCAGGGTCAGCTGGTCGTTGTCGGGCAAATTATGTAACTCTTCCCGGTACCTGTTGAGCCGCTCCCTTGAAAAGAGGCGCTTATATCCTTTGGAGCTGATCGCCTCTTCGATCAGTCCATCCAGATACTGCTGTCCGTATCCTTCCCCGCAGGGAATTCCCTCGGCCCGGAGGGCGGCAATGAATTTATGCCTGGCCAGTCCGTCCCAGTGCTCCTTTTTATACCGGAAAGGGTAGAGGTGACAGGCCGGACGCGTGGCTCCGTCGGAAAGCCTGTAAGGCACAATCCCGGGAATCTCCCTGAGCCTGGAATCCAGGTAGAGCGCATTCTCCAGACGTTTGTCCGCATCGCTGCGCGCCCTGTCCATCTGGGAGAGAAGCAGGCCGGCCTGGACCTCCGTCATTCGCTTGTTGGAACCGCGGACGGGATTTTCGCCCATCCCCTTCATGGACAGGCCGTGGGGCCGGCCGCAGTTGTGGTAGGCAAAACAGCGGTCCATCAGGGCATCGTTGTTTCCCGAAATGGCTCCTCCTTCGCCGGAAGGAATGTGCTTGGAGTTCTGGAAAGAGAAACAGCCCAGGTCGCCCAGGGTGCCGCACATTTCACCTCCGTATTCGGCCAGCCAGGCCTGGCAGGCATCCTCGATCACCGGAAGCTGATGCTTCCTTCCAATCTCCAGGATCCGGTTCATGTCGGCCGGCAGTCCGCATATGTGAACCGGCAGAAGGGCAGCGGTCCGTTCATTGATCTTCTCCTCGATTTTAAGCGGATTGATAGTGAAGGTATCCGGATCGGTATCGGCAAATACCGGCAGGGCTTTCTGATTGAACACCACGTTGTAGGTGGCGATAAAGGTGAAGGGAGAGACAATGACCTCATCCCCGGCATCCACTCCCAGGGTGTGCAGGGAAGTGATCAGGGCGGTGGTACCGCTGGCCGTGGCGATCACCCGCCTGGCCCCGATAAGCTCCGCATATTTTTTTTCGAACTCTAGGCATCTGGTCCCGTCGCCCCGGTACCAGTTTCCGCTCCGGAGCAGCTCCAGCATAGGCGCCTCGGCCTTTTTGTCCCAAATGGGCCAGGGTGGCCATTTGCTGCTTCTTACAGGAGTCCCCCCTCTCAGGGCCAGTTCAGAGCTGGTTCCCCTGATGGTTTTTGCAAACAGGGGAGAGGAAAGCATGGCCGCAGCGATACCCGCAGAGGTGCTGCTAATAAATCTTCTTCTGGTCAGCTTGTTCGTTTTCATTAAAGAAGGGTTTAAACGATTTCAATCTGAAAGCTTTTAAGCAGTCCCAGCACGAAAGGCAGGGAAAATTTAGCTCCCCGGATTCGGTTATTTTCGGGATCGATGGAGTAGTTGAGCGCCGTGGAGAGGTTGGCCCTCTCCAGGTTGGTATGGTCGAAGGTGGCATTCAGCAGGTCACATTGATCCAGAATTGCATTTTTCAGATCACATTCGGTAAAGTCCACCTCCTTCAGCGAGGTACTTTTAAAGACCGTGTGATTCAGTTTCACCTGGAAGAAGGAGGCGTGATCAAGCAGACAATCCTCGAAGCGTACCGTCATTCCCAGCTGGTCACAATCCTCAAAACGGAGCCCCAGCATTTTACACTCCTTAAAAATGGTCTCATGGAAAGAGCATTTTAAAATTTTTGCATTGCTCAGATCGCATCCGGCAAAGCTGCAGTCCAGGAAACGGATCCCGGAGAGATCAGAAGCTGCAAAATTGCAGTCTCTGAAACTGCAATTTTCATAATTGCCTTTGGGCAGCTCCGTTTCGGTATAGTCCTGCCTGGAGAAAAGTTGCTGCTCGATGTATTCCTCGTTCATAGGGATGTATTTGGTTCTGCTGCTCCGGATTCATCTTACTAAAGATAACCAGAATCTTTCATGATTCAATATCCTCACCAGGCAGTCTATATGCACAGGAAAGAGAAAGGGCAAAGAGGAGCGCAACAGGGTCTTTTTCATGGGTATGAGCTTAACTCATTTTAAGATAGAAAAAAATATTACAAGCTACCTGCCGGCTGTTTCCAGTACCATGCGATGGAGGCGAGGATCAGTGCTTCACCGGCACCAAAGATCCACCAGGCAAAGCGCAGGGGAATATAGGCAGTGGCCGCCTCCAGCACCTCGGGGTTTTTCACCTGCAGCATTTCAAGGAGGGAAAAGTGGGTCAGCATATGCTGGGAGTAATCCAGGACAAAGCCAAAAATCAGGATCAGGGAACCCAGAATGAGTCCCGCCCAGATTTTACCGGGAATGCGGCTTTCCAGGCCGCGACCGGCCCTAAGCAGGATCACCATGGCCAGCAGGATCATGCTCAGGGAGACCAGCACCGGCGAAAGAACCGGTCCGGTCCAGGTGGTGGGGATCAGGAAAAGCACATCCCAGGTCATCAGCGACTCCGGCCAGCCCAGCAGCAGCCAGAGGAATACATAGTAGAAGATGTCCCAGATGGCAAAGCTGTAGATAAACCAGGCGAAGCCTGTACTGAAGCTCCTTCCCGCCAGGACCCCGATACTTATCAGCATGACCAGGGTGGCCACCTCCCGGAACAGTTCGGTCAGGGCCAGGTTTACCGGGATGGGGGAGAGAGGAAATGCAAATCCCCCGGGGTAGAGGATTTCGCGCATATAAACCACCACGGCACTTTCCAGGAAGCCCATGGCAATGGCAAAGGCGGTGACGATAAGGATCAGACGACCAAACTTCATGTTTTTGGATATTAGCAACTTTCAAAATTTATCAGGGAGCCAGCCACAGCGGCAGCACTCCCGGTTTTATGTCAAACACCGTGCTGCCCAGCAACCAGGTGACCAGCACCACGGCCAGGATGCCCAGCATATTCAGGATAAACCCGGTGCGGGCCATGGTGGCGATCTTTATCCGGTTGGTTCCGAAAATAATGGCATTGGGCGGAGTGGCCGTGGGCAGCATAAAGGCCAGGGAGGATGCCAGGGTGGCCGGGATCATCAGAAGCAGGGGGCTGTTTCCGCTGCTGATGGCCAGGCTCGCAAAGACCGGCAGCAACATCTGGGTAGAGGCCACATT
It contains:
- a CDS encoding Gfo/Idh/MocA family oxidoreductase; its protein translation is MKRRTFLKNSAAVSAGTIAMPTIIPSHVLGKNPPSDKIRIGQIGAGRIALTHDLPETLRHEMAVGVAVADVDIRRARQGREWIGQFYAERGKAAYTDVAVYQDYREMLQDPGIDAVLISTPDHWHAQCAMEAALAGKDIYLQKPASLTIREGRQMSDLVHRTGVIFQQGSQQRGTVPWPQFHQACELVRNGRIGELEKIEIGLPGDPGGEEELPMPVPENLNYDMWLGSTPQQYYTEKRVHPQLDLSRPGWLRCEQFGAGMITGWGAHHLDTAHWAMGTEYTGPVEVEAEATFPSSGLWDVHGDFMVHARYANGVRMQVSGSFPNGVKFYGSEGWIFVSRGNEAVTASDPAQAETVLKALDASNPRLLEPLTDPGRIQLYKAPEQHHDWLNAIRSRREPVAPVEVGHRSCSACLVSHIAMKMDGRLHWDPVHERFLDNDRANDLLERPQRYPYGTNFVL
- a CDS encoding PmoA family protein — protein: MNLQICLLLAGFLGLQAPSGPKGPRLSCEENETTIHIGNQPVLSYVHSETLPPQGVEEVYKRSAYIHPLRSPGGERLTRIQPPDHWHHYGIWNPWTRTRFGDMQVDFWNLGEKQGTVRFAGYLEKIEGENLAGFRVRQEHIYFREDGSEGVAMNEIWKVTVQNLEGPAYMVDLLTTLSTPLESGITLEAYRYGGGLGYRGTEKWNPGNATVLTSEGKTWSDADATRARWVIVEGESAVPEGRSGILFLSHPENRAHPEPMRMWPPDSNQGRENMFFEFCPIRHREWVLEPGKEYTLRYRMVVFDGSITTQTAGKYWNEFQ
- a CDS encoding pentapeptide repeat-containing protein: MNEEYIEQQLFSRQDYTETELPKGNYENCSFRDCNFAASDLSGIRFLDCSFAGCDLSNAKILKCSFHETIFKECKMLGLRFEDCDQLGMTVRFEDCLLDHASFFQVKLNHTVFKSTSLKEVDFTECDLKNAILDQCDLLNATFDHTNLERANLSTALNYSIDPENNRIRGAKFSLPFVLGLLKSFQIEIV
- a CDS encoding DegT/DnrJ/EryC1/StrS family aminotransferase — its product is MKTNKLTRRRFISSTSAGIAAAMLSSPLFAKTIRGTSSELALRGGTPVRSSKWPPWPIWDKKAEAPMLELLRSGNWYRGDGTRCLEFEKKYAELIGARRVIATASGTTALITSLHTLGVDAGDEVIVSPFTFIATYNVVFNQKALPVFADTDPDTFTINPLKIEEKINERTAALLPVHICGLPADMNRILEIGRKHQLPVIEDACQAWLAEYGGEMCGTLGDLGCFSFQNSKHIPSGEGGAISGNNDALMDRCFAYHNCGRPHGLSMKGMGENPVRGSNKRMTEVQAGLLLSQMDRARSDADKRLENALYLDSRLREIPGIVPYRLSDGATRPACHLYPFRYKKEHWDGLARHKFIAALRAEGIPCGEGYGQQYLDGLIEEAISSKGYKRLFSRERLNRYREELHNLPDNDQLTLEAVWFYQNMLLAGRKDMDDIIHAVQKIYENRSQLL
- a CDS encoding uroporphyrinogen decarboxylase family protein — protein: MTDKQWDDLKAVIRGEILSPLPVGFIIDSPWLPNWYGIDILDYYSSDRLWLEANLKAIQSFPDAIFLPGFWAEYGMCSEPTAFGARPAFPQNEFPHAFPPISSPEEIALLRVPDPLQDGLGPLMLNRLKLNQPSIEEAGHKIRFSVSRGPLNIASYLMGATEFLMAMMTHPEETHLLIRKITEYLKGFHKHQATLFPSIDGILLLDDLIGFMGEEQFLEFGLPYFKELYAPPRSVKFLHNDAGCMESVRHLPEMGVNLFNMGYDTDLNLLKELTANRVAMLGNIPPRDVLASGTEAGVRESALQLLKGLDDPSRVIFSCGGGMPPGVPSGNLAIFIETVKTYKP